GTATCTGACCCTTCAGGATCTGCGCAAGGCGAAGGCGCTGACTCAGTCGCAGCTTGCAGAGAGCCTTGGCATCCGCCAGTCCACGGTGGCGCAGATGGAGAAGCGCAGCGACCTCCTGATCTCGACGTTGCGGAGTTATATCGAGGCCATGGGTGGGCGTCTGGATCTGGTGGTGGCGTTTCCCGACCGGGTGCCGGTCCATCTCGGTGGTCTTGGGGAAGAGCGCATGGACCTGATCCCAAATGATCGAACAGAGGCTCTTTGACGCGGTAACGCCGGGTTTCCTGGGGACATGATGGAGCGGACACGGCTCACGCCCATGATGCATCAGTACCTGGAGATCAAGGAGCGTCACCAGGACGCCATCCTGTTCTTCCGGCTCGGGGACTTCTACGAGATGTTCTTCGAGGATGCGGAGAAGGCGTCCAAGGTGCTGGACATCGCGCTCACCAGCCGCAACCGCAGCGACGGCGCGCCGGTGCCGCTGTGCGGCGTGCCGCACCATGCCGCCACCCCCTACATCGGAAAGCTTCTGTCCGCGGGATTCAAGGTGGCGGTGTGTGAGCAGACCGAGGACCCCAAGCTCGCCAAGGGGGTGGTGCGCCGGGAGGTGATCAAGGTCATCAGCCCCGGCACCCTCACGGAAGGCGAGGGGCTCGACGCAGGGGTCAACAACTACCTCGTCGCGGTGACGGCGTCCCGGGACGAGTACGGCCTCGCGTTTACGGACATCACCACGGGCGAGTTCCGCTTCACGCAGATGGAAGGTTATGCCGCCCTTGCCAACGAGCTCGGGCGCATTCAGCCGCGCGAGCTGCTGGTCCCCGAGACCGGCTCCGATGCGCACCGGCGCGTGCGCGAGGACTATGCCGCGGTGCATTGCACGGCGGGTCCGGACGAGTGGTTCGGCGCCGCCGCGGTGCGCCGGCTCGAGGGTGCCGGCCTGCACGGCGGTCCGTCCGATGAATGGCCCCTGGGTGTACGCGCCGCCGCCGCGCTACGGGCCTACCTGGAGGACCGCTCGCCCGGCGCGGTGCCGGTGCTCACCGTGCTGGAGGCTTACCGCGCCGCGCATTTCCTCATGCTCGACGAGCATGCCCAGGCCAACCTCGAGCTGTTGCAGAGCTTCGACGGCAGCCGCCGGGGCTCGCTGCTGGGTGTGCTGGAGCCCGCGTGTACGGCCATGGGCGCGCGCGAGCTGCGCAAGTGGATCCTGTATCCCTTGCTCGACGAGCGCGGCATCCGGCGCCGCCAGGACGCGGTGGAGGAGCTGGTGGAGGATCCCGATCGGCGCCGCCGCCTGCGTGACGCGCTGCGAGGGGTGCAGGACCTCGAGCGGCTGGCCGGCCGCGTGGCCGCGCGCACGGCCGGGCCACGGGATCTCGCGGCCGTCAAGGACATCCTGCGCGCGCTGGAGCGCGTGCGAGATCCCCTCCAGGGGTGCGCGAGCGCGTTGTCGGCGGACCTTCGCGATGAACTTCGTTCCGTGCCGGAGGTGGTGGATCTGGTGCAGCGGGCGCTGGTGGACGAGCCGCCCGCCGCGGCGCGAAGCGGGGGTTACGTGCGTCCCGGATTCGACTCCGAGCTGGATTCCCTCACCGCCATCCGCGGCAACGCCAAGGGGTGGATCTCCGACCTGCAGCACCAGGAGCGCCAGCGCACCGGCATCCAGTCCCTCAAGGTGCGTTACAACAAGGTCTTCGGCTACTACATCGAGGTCACCAAGGCCAACCTGGCGCACGTACCGGACGACTACATCCGCAAGCAGACCCTGACCAACGGCGAGCGCTTCATCACGCCGGAGCTCAAGGACTACGAGGCCCGGGTACTGGGGTCCGACGAAGAGATTCTCAAGATCGAGGCGCGGATCTTCCAGGAACTTCTCGAACGCATCGCCACGCACTACACGGCCCTCAAGCAGACCAGTCTGGCGCTGGCGCGACTGGATACGCTGGGCGTGCTGGCGGAGACGGCCGTGAGCCGGCATTTCGTGCGCCCGCGGGTGGACTCGAGCCTGAGGCTGTCGGTGCGCGCGGCGCGCCATCCCGTGGTGGAGGCGGTGCTGGGGCGCGGCGGCTTCGTCCCCAACGACTGCGAGATGGACGCCGAGGCTACCCAGATCAAGCTCCTCACCGGCCCCAACATGGCGGGCAAGTCCACCTACATGCGGCAGGTGGCGCTGGTGGTGATCCTGGCGCAGATGGGCAGCTTCGTGCCCGCGGACCAGGCTCACGTGGGCCTCGTGGACCGTCTCTTCACCCGGTTCGGCGCCACCGACGCGCTGGCATCGGGGGAGTCCACGTTCATGGTGGAGATGAAGGAGACCGCGCGCATCCTGCGTCTGGCCACGCCCCGCAGCCTGATCCTGCTGGACGAGGTGGGGCGCGGTACGAGCACCTTCGACGGCATCTCCATCGCCTGGTCGCTGGCCGAGTTCCTGCACGAATCGCCGCACCGGCCGCGCACGCTCTTCGCCACCCACTATCACGAGCTGACCGGTCTGGCGCGCACCCGGGAGCGCGTGAAGAACTTCAACTTCGCGGTGAAGGAATGGGAGGGAGAGGTGATCTTCCTGCGTACCCTGAAGGAGGGTCCGGCAAGCCGCAGCTACGGCATCCAGGTGGCCGGTCTGGCCGGGCTGCCGGGTTCCCTCATCGCGCGCGCCAAGGAGATCCTCAAGAATCTCGAGGGCGAGGAGTTGAACGCCTGGGGGCAGCCGCGACTGGCGGGAGCCGAGCACGCCACGGAGGGAGCCCAGCTCTCGTTGTACGAACCGCGCGATCGCGACGGACGGCTGCGGGAGAAGCTTCGGGAGATCGACGTGAACGGACTCACGCCGCTGGAGGCGCTGAACCTGCTGGAAGGGCTCGTGACGGAGGCCAGAAGGGAAGGCTGATTGGCGCGTTTGCTGTCCTTGCTGGTGGTGCTTTGCATCGTCGTCCCGGCGGCCGCGGCCGACGCGGCGGCGCATCTGACGCGTGTGCGCCATCTTTCCGGGCTCAATTACACGCGGGTCATCCTCGACGTGACCCGCCCGGTCAAGTACTCGGTGCACACCCTGGCGCCAGCGCCCGCCAAGGGGCTTCCGCCGCGCATCTATCTGGACATCTCCGGCGCTCGCCTGACCATGCGGCGCCCCCGGATCAATATCAACGACCGCTTGGTGCGCCGGGTCCGAGTCAATCAGTTCAAGCCCGGCGTCGTGCGCGTGGTCCTCGACCTCAAGCACCCCGGCACGCACGACGCCGTGCTCATGGCCAACCCGCATCGCATCGTCGTCGACGTGGAGCGCCGTAGGGGCGCGGCCGCACGCCGGCATCTCGCGGTGCGGAAGATCGTGCTGGATCCGGGCCATGGGGGCAAGGATCCGGGTGCCGTGGGGTCCGGCGGCCTCCGGGAGAAGGACGTGGTGTTGCGGGTCGGCCGGAACCTGGCGCCCCGGCTGCGGCAAGAGATGGGCGTGGATGTCGTGCTGACCCGCACCCGGGACGTGTTCGTGCCGCTCAAGGAACGCACGGCCATCGCCAACCGGGAGAAGGCGGACCTGTTCCTCTCGATCCACTCCAATGCCAGCCGCAACCGGCGCGCCGGCGGGCTTGAGACCTACTACCTGGACAAGACCACGGACGAAGCTACACTGAAGCTGGCGGCGCGGGAGAACCGCACCGCGCGCCGCAACCTCACGGACCTGCAGATCATGCTGAGCGACCTCAAGCTGAACGTATACCTGCCCGATTCCATCAGCCTGGCGAGCCATCTGCAATCCTCGCTGGTGAAGAACACCCGGCCCCGTTATTCGCGAGCGAAGGACCTGGGGGTGAAGAAGGGCCTCTTCTACGTGCTCGTGGGAGCGCGCATGCCGGCGGCGCTGGCGGAACTGTTCTTCGTGAGCAACCGCCGCGAGGCGCGGGAACTGCAGCGCCCCGCGATGCGGAAGGCCCTAGTGGATGGCTTGTCACGTGGCATCAAGAACTACGCCGACGGACTGCGCAAGAGGGAGAACCCATGACGTTGCCATCGCTACCGGTAGACGAGGACGGTGCCCCCCGCTCCGCGCGGGTGGAGGAGGACAGGGTGTTTCCCTGGCACCGGCTCCTGGACGAACACCTGGCCGGCCCGGAGCCGGCGAAGGGCGTGCGCGCCTACATCGCCCAGGGACAGCAGCTCTTGCTCGCGGCGCACCGCGCCGGCGCCTCGGGAACGGAGGTGGTGCGGGCACGCGGGACGATGATGGACGGCCTCTTGGGGCGGTTGTTCGAGAATGCCGAACGGGACTACGCCATACGGCTCCCGGCGCTCCGCGGCCGTTGCGCCGTGGTAGCGCAAGGGGGTTATGGCAGGAGCGAACTGAACCCCTGTTCGGACATCGATGTCCTGTTCCTGTACGGCTGGCGTGCCGCCGCTTACGTGAAGTTCGTCACCGAGCGCATCCTCTATCCCTTGTGGGACGCGGGCCTTACCGTGGGCCACGCGACGCGTACGGTGACGGAATGCGCGCGCCGCGCCCGTGGCGACGACGTCATCCAGACGGCGCTGTTGGACGCGCGTTACGTCTGCGGCGACGGGCGTCTCGCGCGCGAGCTGGAGCGCGTGGTGTCGCGACAGCTCGCGGGCGGCGCGGGTGACAGTTTCGTGCGGCAGAAAATGGCCGAACACCATCGGCGCCACCAGCAGTACGGCGAGTCCGTGTTCCTGCTGGAACCGGACGTCAAGGAGGGCCAGGGCGGCCTGCGGGACATCCACGGCGCCCTGTGGGTGGCCCGTGCCAAGTGCGGCGCCGCGCGCGTCGAGGACCTGGCCACGACCGGTCTGTTGGACGACCGCGACGCGGCGACGCTGGAGAGCGCGCGGGACTTCCTCTGGCGCACGCGCAATGAGCTGCATTTCCTGGCGGGGCGGCATCAGGACCGGTTGACCTTCGAGTCCCAGGAACAGGCGGCCCGCGGGCTGGGCTTCGCCGAAGAGGAGCGCTTGAGCGAGGTGGAGACCTTCATGCGCAGCTACTACCGGCACGCCGAGGAGGTAAGCCGGCTGTCGTCGCTCGTCATCCATCGGGCCGTGGACCACGACCCCGCGCAACGCCGCCACGCGCGTCCCGGACGCGAGCTGCGTCACGGCGTGCGCATCACCGGGGGCACGCTGGCCTTGGCGCCCGGCAACGGCCGGAGCGGGCCGGAGGAACTGATGGAGCTGTTCGCCGATCTCCAGCAACACCGGCTCAACCTCGGGCAGGACTCGCGCGCGCTGATCCGCGCGCGGATCGAGGCCGTGGGCGCGGCGCTGGCGTCGTCGCGCGAGGCCAACCGGCGCTTCCTCGACATCCTGCGATCCAATGACTGGATCTACGAGACGCTGCTGGAGATGCACCGCACCGGCGCGCTCGATGCCCTGATTCCGGAATTCGGGCGCGTGCGCTGCATGGCGCTGCACGACCTCTATCACATCTACACCGTCGACCAGCACCTCATGCGCGCGGTCAAGGAGTTCGAACGGCTGCGCTCGGGGGAGTTCGAGGAATCGCTGCCGCGCCTGTCGCAGCTTGCCCGGGAGGTGGAGCGGCCGGAAGTGCTGATCCTGGGAATCCTGTTCCACGACATCGGCAAGGGCCAGGGAGGCAACCACTCGGAGCGGGGCCGGGCCATGGCGCTGGACGCCGCCGCACGCATGGGCCTCAACGAGGACGAGCAGGAGCTGCTGTCGTTCCTGGTGCTGCACCACCTGCTGCTGACCGGCACGGCCTTCCGCCGCGACATCGAGGACGAGAAGACCGTCGCCGATCTGGCCGACGCCATGGGCGGAGTGGAAAACCTCAAGGCGCTCTACGTGCTCACGTATTCGGACATGAAGGCGGTGGGGCCGGAGGTGTGGAACAACTGGAAAGGGTCGCTGCTGGAGCAGCTCTTCAATCGTACCTTGCACGTCCTGGAAGAACGCGAGAAGGGCGAGGCGCCGGCGCCCGACCGCGACCTCAAGGTGCGGCGCGTCCAGGACCGGCTCCTGGCGCAACTCGCGGCGGATTGTCCGGAAAAAGAGGTGCGGCGGGAGTTCATCGACGCCATGCCCCGGCGCTACTTCCTCACCACGCCCGAGGAGGCCATGCCGTCCCACTACCGGCTTCTGCGGCGCCTCGGCGACGAACCCTTCCTGGCCGAGGTGCGCCATCATCCCGAGCACGGCCACAGCGAGGTGGCCATCTGCGCGCGCGACCAGGCCGGACTGTTCGCATCCATCGCAGGCGTCTTCGCCGCCATGGAGCTGAACGTGCTGAGCGCGCGCATCAACACGCGCCGTGACGGGCTGATCCTCGACGTATTCCGCATCTCGCACCAGGGACAGGCTCAAGTGGTGATGGATCCGGAGAAGTGGTCGCGCATGGAGTCGATCCTGCAACGGGTGCTGCGGGGCGAAGTGAACGTCGCCGAACTGGTGGCGCGCTCGCGCCGTTCCCTGTCGCTGAGGCCGGTGGTCAAGGCGTCCACGCACGTGCGCTGGGACAACGACGCCTCCGACGACTTCACCATCGTCGAGGTCTATACGGAGGACCGGGCGGGCGTCCTCTTCAGCATCACCTACCGGCTCTCGGAGCTGGACTTCGCCATCCACTTGGCCAAGATCTCCACCGACGTCGACCGCGTGGCCGATGTCTTCTACGTGGCGGACGCGCACGGCCGCAAGGTGCTGGACGAAGGACGGCTGCGGGACCTGCGGGAGGCGCTGCACCGGGAGCTGGAGCCGCGCCATGACGGATGAGTTGACCCGCCACGTGGACCAGTACCTGGAGATGGCCGCGGTGGAACGGGGGCTCTCCGCCAACACCCTGGAGGCCTACAGCCGCGACCTGAACCGCCTGGCGGACTTTCTCGCCAAGCGCGGCGTGCGCGACTGGGACGGCGCCACGCGGGGGGAACTGCGCGCCTACATCGCCGAGGTGCGCGGCTCCGGCCTGAGCGACCTGTCCGTGACGCGGCTGCTGGGCAGCATGCGGCGCTTCTTCCGTTTCCTCTTGAAAGAAGAGGTGATCACCGCCGATCCCGTGCCCGACTTCTCGTCCCGCGGCGGCACCGGGCGCCTGCCCGGCACCCTGGGGGCGGAGGACATGCGCGCCCTCCTGGAACAGCCCGACGAGGCGAAGCCCCTCGGCGCGCGGGACCGCGCCATGCTCGAGCTGCTCTACGGCAGCGGGCTGCGGGTTTCGGAGCTGGTCTCCCTGACCCTGCAGCAGGTCAACCTCGACGGGAGTTACCTGACGGTCAAGGGAAAGGGCGCCAAGGTGCGGCTGGTCCCCTTCGGCCGCTATGCGCGTGAGTGCCTCCAGCGCTACCTGCGCGACGTGCGCCCGCATTTTCTGCGCGGGCGCTACAGCGACTACGTGTTCCTCTCGCGTTCGGGCAAGCCGCTCACGCGCCAGGGGTTCTGGAAGCTGCTGCGGGGCTATGCCTTGCGCGCGGGACTCCAGCACCGGGTGACCCCTCACACCCTGCGCCACTCCTTCGCCACGCACCTCCTGGAGGGCGGCGCCGACCTGCGCGCGGTGCAGTCCATGCTGGGCCATTCGGACATCACCACCACCCAGATCTACACCCACGTGAGCCGTAGCCGCGTCAAGCAGGTGCACCGGCGCTTCCACCCGCGCGAGACCCCGGACGGGGGGGATTAGTGCCGCGTCCCGAGACACTGGCAGGGCGCGTTGTTTTTTCGCGGCCCGTCCCTTAAAAAAGTTCGATGGCCCAAGACTTCCTGTGGCAGCTCTCCGTGTGGGCATTCCCCGTGCTCGTCGCCATCGTCTTCCACGAGGTAGCCCACGGCTGGGTGGCCTACCGCCTGGGGGACCCCACGGCTGCCATCATGGGACGGTTGACGCTCAACCCCATCGCCCACATCGACATCGTCGGCACGGTGCTGCTGCCCGCGCTGCTCATCTGGGCGGGCGGGCCGGTGTTCGGCTACGCCAAACCGGTGCCCGTCAACTTCGACAACCTTCGGGATCCGCGCCGGGACATGGTCCGCGTGGCCCTGGCCGGGCCGGGGGCCAACATCATCCTGGCGGTGCTGAGCCTCATACTGGTGAAGCTCATCATCATGAGCGGCAGTGGCGCCACCGGCACGGTGTCGTCGTACCTCTGGTACATGGGGCTCACCAGCGTCCGCATCAACGTGATGCTGGCGGTGTTCAACGTCATGCCCGTGCCGCCCCTGGACGGGGGCCGGGTGCTGGTGGGCCTGTTGCCGGAACCCCAATCCTCCCAGGTGGCCCGCATCGAGCCCTTCGGGTTCATCATCGTGGTCGCGCTGCTGATGACCGGGGCGCTGACCTACACGCTGGTGCCGATCATGGACCTCGTGATCTGGTTTCTGGCCGTGATCGTCGGAGTCGTGTAAGCTGGAGTCCATGCAAACCATCGTAAGCGGGGCGCGCCCCACCGGACTGCTCCATCTGGGTCATCTCCACGGAGCCCTGCGCAACTGGGTCGGGTTGCAGGAAGACTATCGCTGTTTCTTCTTCGTCGCGGACTGGCACGCGCTGACGACCGACTACCAGTCCCCGAACGGAATCCGGGAAGGCACCGAGGCCATGGTCACGGAGTGGTTGAGCGTGGGCCTCGATCCCGCCAAGTGCACGATCTTCCGGCAGTCGGACATCAAGGAGCACGCCGAGTTGCACGTGCTCCTGTCCATGTTGACGCCGGTGTCGTGGCTCGAGCGCAACCCCACCTACAAGGAACAGATGCGCGAGTTGAGCGAGCGCGACCTGTCCACCTACGGTTTCCTCGGCTATCCGGTGCTCCAGGCCGCGGACATCATCATCTACAAGGCGCACCGGGTGCCCGTGGGCGTGGATCAGGCGCCTCACGTGGAACTGACGCGGGAGATCGTGCGGCGCTTCAACGGCTTCTACGGTGCGGTCTTTCCCGAGCCC
The window above is part of the Deltaproteobacteria bacterium genome. Proteins encoded here:
- a CDS encoding XRE family transcriptional regulator, whose product is MSRLAPDRRERIEAETERLHQEYLTLQDLRKAKALTQSQLAESLGIRQSTVAQMEKRSDLLISTLRSYIEAMGGRLDLVVAFPDRVPVHLGGLGEERMDLIPNDRTEAL
- the mutS gene encoding DNA mismatch repair protein MutS, with the translated sequence MERTRLTPMMHQYLEIKERHQDAILFFRLGDFYEMFFEDAEKASKVLDIALTSRNRSDGAPVPLCGVPHHAATPYIGKLLSAGFKVAVCEQTEDPKLAKGVVRREVIKVISPGTLTEGEGLDAGVNNYLVAVTASRDEYGLAFTDITTGEFRFTQMEGYAALANELGRIQPRELLVPETGSDAHRRVREDYAAVHCTAGPDEWFGAAAVRRLEGAGLHGGPSDEWPLGVRAAAALRAYLEDRSPGAVPVLTVLEAYRAAHFLMLDEHAQANLELLQSFDGSRRGSLLGVLEPACTAMGARELRKWILYPLLDERGIRRRQDAVEELVEDPDRRRRLRDALRGVQDLERLAGRVAARTAGPRDLAAVKDILRALERVRDPLQGCASALSADLRDELRSVPEVVDLVQRALVDEPPAAARSGGYVRPGFDSELDSLTAIRGNAKGWISDLQHQERQRTGIQSLKVRYNKVFGYYIEVTKANLAHVPDDYIRKQTLTNGERFITPELKDYEARVLGSDEEILKIEARIFQELLERIATHYTALKQTSLALARLDTLGVLAETAVSRHFVRPRVDSSLRLSVRAARHPVVEAVLGRGGFVPNDCEMDAEATQIKLLTGPNMAGKSTYMRQVALVVILAQMGSFVPADQAHVGLVDRLFTRFGATDALASGESTFMVEMKETARILRLATPRSLILLDEVGRGTSTFDGISIAWSLAEFLHESPHRPRTLFATHYHELTGLARTRERVKNFNFAVKEWEGEVIFLRTLKEGPASRSYGIQVAGLAGLPGSLIARAKEILKNLEGEELNAWGQPRLAGAEHATEGAQLSLYEPRDRDGRLREKLREIDVNGLTPLEALNLLEGLVTEARREG
- a CDS encoding N-acetylmuramoyl-L-alanine amidase; its protein translation is MARLLSLLVVLCIVVPAAAADAAAHLTRVRHLSGLNYTRVILDVTRPVKYSVHTLAPAPAKGLPPRIYLDISGARLTMRRPRININDRLVRRVRVNQFKPGVVRVVLDLKHPGTHDAVLMANPHRIVVDVERRRGAAARRHLAVRKIVLDPGHGGKDPGAVGSGGLREKDVVLRVGRNLAPRLRQEMGVDVVLTRTRDVFVPLKERTAIANREKADLFLSIHSNASRNRRAGGLETYYLDKTTDEATLKLAARENRTARRNLTDLQIMLSDLKLNVYLPDSISLASHLQSSLVKNTRPRYSRAKDLGVKKGLFYVLVGARMPAALAELFFVSNRREARELQRPAMRKALVDGLSRGIKNYADGLRKRENP
- the glnD gene encoding [protein-PII] uridylyltransferase, with amino-acid sequence MTLPSLPVDEDGAPRSARVEEDRVFPWHRLLDEHLAGPEPAKGVRAYIAQGQQLLLAAHRAGASGTEVVRARGTMMDGLLGRLFENAERDYAIRLPALRGRCAVVAQGGYGRSELNPCSDIDVLFLYGWRAAAYVKFVTERILYPLWDAGLTVGHATRTVTECARRARGDDVIQTALLDARYVCGDGRLARELERVVSRQLAGGAGDSFVRQKMAEHHRRHQQYGESVFLLEPDVKEGQGGLRDIHGALWVARAKCGAARVEDLATTGLLDDRDAATLESARDFLWRTRNELHFLAGRHQDRLTFESQEQAARGLGFAEEERLSEVETFMRSYYRHAEEVSRLSSLVIHRAVDHDPAQRRHARPGRELRHGVRITGGTLALAPGNGRSGPEELMELFADLQQHRLNLGQDSRALIRARIEAVGAALASSREANRRFLDILRSNDWIYETLLEMHRTGALDALIPEFGRVRCMALHDLYHIYTVDQHLMRAVKEFERLRSGEFEESLPRLSQLAREVERPEVLILGILFHDIGKGQGGNHSERGRAMALDAAARMGLNEDEQELLSFLVLHHLLLTGTAFRRDIEDEKTVADLADAMGGVENLKALYVLTYSDMKAVGPEVWNNWKGSLLEQLFNRTLHVLEEREKGEAPAPDRDLKVRRVQDRLLAQLAADCPEKEVRREFIDAMPRRYFLTTPEEAMPSHYRLLRRLGDEPFLAEVRHHPEHGHSEVAICARDQAGLFASIAGVFAAMELNVLSARINTRRDGLILDVFRISHQGQAQVVMDPEKWSRMESILQRVLRGEVNVAELVARSRRSLSLRPVVKASTHVRWDNDASDDFTIVEVYTEDRAGVLFSITYRLSELDFAIHLAKISTDVDRVADVFYVADAHGRKVLDEGRLRDLREALHRELEPRHDG
- the xerD gene encoding site-specific tyrosine recombinase XerD: MTDELTRHVDQYLEMAAVERGLSANTLEAYSRDLNRLADFLAKRGVRDWDGATRGELRAYIAEVRGSGLSDLSVTRLLGSMRRFFRFLLKEEVITADPVPDFSSRGGTGRLPGTLGAEDMRALLEQPDEAKPLGARDRAMLELLYGSGLRVSELVSLTLQQVNLDGSYLTVKGKGAKVRLVPFGRYARECLQRYLRDVRPHFLRGRYSDYVFLSRSGKPLTRQGFWKLLRGYALRAGLQHRVTPHTLRHSFATHLLEGGADLRAVQSMLGHSDITTTQIYTHVSRSRVKQVHRRFHPRETPDGGD
- a CDS encoding site-2 protease family protein, whose protein sequence is MAQDFLWQLSVWAFPVLVAIVFHEVAHGWVAYRLGDPTAAIMGRLTLNPIAHIDIVGTVLLPALLIWAGGPVFGYAKPVPVNFDNLRDPRRDMVRVALAGPGANIILAVLSLILVKLIIMSGSGATGTVSSYLWYMGLTSVRINVMLAVFNVMPVPPLDGGRVLVGLLPEPQSSQVARIEPFGFIIVVALLMTGALTYTLVPIMDLVIWFLAVIVGVV
- the trpS gene encoding tryptophan--tRNA ligase, encoding MQTIVSGARPTGLLHLGHLHGALRNWVGLQEDYRCFFFVADWHALTTDYQSPNGIREGTEAMVTEWLSVGLDPAKCTIFRQSDIKEHAELHVLLSMLTPVSWLERNPTYKEQMRELSERDLSTYGFLGYPVLQAADIIIYKAHRVPVGVDQAPHVELTREIVRRFNGFYGAVFPEPEVLLTETQRLPGLDGRKMSKSYDNSVLLSDPPETIDRKLSRMVTDTARARRTDPGEPEKCPAFNLHKIYCTPEEIQEVSEGCRSAGIGCLDCKKVMIRHVVDDLAPFREKKAEYEKHPDDIRDVIAEGNRVAGAQAAATMSEVRSALTL